A genomic window from Gossypium hirsutum isolate 1008001.06 chromosome D10, Gossypium_hirsutum_v2.1, whole genome shotgun sequence includes:
- the LOC107938198 gene encoding uncharacterized protein isoform X3: protein MTTIFSPGRGPGSSRLQLGTASGVSRLRSSSLKKPEPLRRSVADCLSSSSSSSFSPAAGAGGLSSYHHGSQLVLNEASRTLRDYLAAPSTTDQSYIVILEHTIAERERSPAVVGRCVALLKRYLLRYKPSEETLLQIDRFCVSLIAECDISPNQRLSPWSRSLNQQSGSSAISTSSASASPLLPVSSFASVALVKSLNYVRSLVAQHIPKRSFQPAGFAGATLASRQSFPSLTSLLSRSFNSQRYPVNVGESSEKKDATALSVSNLSNIEDADRIENPEYIAHDVLKWRWLRDHQSPFTECDHSAYVQDMSAHNFLEPSPVTTIANSASARSHLRAITALKRSKGGPHQIWDDSPASTFRPRARPLFQYRHYSEQQPLRLNPAEVCEVIAAVCSETSLTNANTMTVSSRLSNNSAKPSMDVAVSVLIKLVIDMYVLDSGTAAPLTLSMLEEMLSSPRTACRVRAFDLILNLAVHAHLLEPLIIDDNSAIEEEYSQELLLNSEDQLTTQGRRKLASSKKLGSTSSIDKFESWILNILYDILLLLVQIDEMEEAVWASALSCLLYFVCDRGNIWRNRLKGLDIRVVKSILVISRINSWAEVVHCKLVCILTNMLYQVPDESTKAVMSTANFLVDQLDLIGGIDFIFIEYSLSTSRDERKHLYVVLFDYVLHQINETCISTGASEYNDDEIQPIAALLTLADAPEAFYISVKLGVEGIGELLRRSLSTTLDRYPNSERLHTLLENITEKLDRIISSFTHLDTEFFQLKQITKSNKLKGNVEGSSTRNSVAMKAKLAWSILHSLLHSDRILYRQNGFIWLGDLLIAEISDSRNGSIWSNVRSLQNKIAYAGVHDSSDPSDIPLSIWLMCGLLKSKNNSIRWGFLVVLERLLMRCKFLLDESEMQQPSNSDVSPGNRDTRLEKAITVIDIMSSALSLVAQINETDRINILKMCDILFSQLCLKVPNSNLMPFGEGIQRPKVFTRTEEIRKTSNINFVSQQESCPWDQIMEETDSKSGYSVSSHFVCETASMAALLLRGQAIAPMQLVARVPAALFYWPLIQLAGAATDNIALGVAVGSKGRGNLPGATSDIRATLLLLLVGKCTADPTAFQEVGGEEFFRELLDDTDSRVAYYSSAFLLKRMMTEKPEKYQHMLQKLIYKAQQSNNEKLLENPYLQMRGIFQLSNEL from the exons ATGACAACGATTTTCAGTCCCGGTCGGGGCCCCGGAAGTTCGAGGCTTCAGTTAGGAACAGCTAGTGGAGTGTCCAGGCTTAGATCTTCGTCGCTTAAGAAGCCGGAGCCGTTGCGCAGGTCGGTGGCGGATTGTCTTTCTTCTTCGTCGTCTTCTTCTTTTTCGCCGGCGGCGGGGGCTGGAGGTCTTAGTTCGTATCACCATGGAAGTCAGTTGGTTTTAAATGAAGCTTCGAGGACACTTCGG GACTATCTGGCAGCACCCTCAACAACTGACCAGTCTTACATTGTTATTTTAGAGCATACAATTGCAGAGAGAGAACGCAG CCCAGCTGTAGTGGGAAGGTGTGTGGCACTCCTGAAGCGATATCTCTTAAG GTATAAGCCCAGTGAGGAGACGTTGCTGCAGATAGATCGGTTTTGTGTCAGCTTAATTGCTGAATGTGACATAAGTCCAAATCAAAGGTTGTCACCTTGGTCTCGGTCTTTAAATCAACAATCAGGTTCATCAGCAATATCAACATCATCTGCAAGTGCTTCTCCTTTGTTGCCTGTATCTAGTTTTGCTTCTGTAGCCCTTGTAAAGTCATTGAATTATGTGAGATCCTTAGTGGCTCAACATATTCCAAAGCGTTCATTCCAGCCGGCAGGTTTTGCTGGGGCAACCTTGGCATCGAGGCAGTCATTTCCTTCGTTGACATCTTTGTTGAGTAGATCTTTCAATTCCCAGCGATACCCTGTGAATGTTGGAGAGTCTTCAGAGAAGAAAGATGCTACAGCTTTATCTGTTTCAAACTTGTCAAACATTGAGGACGCTGATCGAATAGAGAATCCAGAATATATTGCACATGATGTTTTGAAATGGCGCTGGCTTAGGGATCATCAGTCACCCTTTACTGAATG TGACCACTCTGCGTATGTGCAAGACATGAGTGCACATAATTTCTTAGAG CCTTCACCAGTCACAACAATTGCCAATTCTGCTTCTGCTCGCTCCCATTTGAGAGCAATTACAGCATTGAAACGCAGTAAAGGAGGACCTCATCAAATTTG GGATGATTCTCCTGCAAGCACATTCCGCCCACGTGCCCGACCACTTTTCCAATATCGCCATTACAG TGAACAACAACCTTTGCGTTTGAACCCTGCTGAGGTATGCGAGGTCATTGCAGCCGTCTGCTCTGAGACATCTTTAACAAATGCTAATACCATGACGGTATCTTCTAGATTAAGTAATAACAGTGCAAAGCCATCAATGGATGTGGCTGTGAGCGTCCTTATTAAGCTGGTTATTGACAT GTATGTCTTGGATTCTGGAACTGCTGCTCCTCTCACTCTATCTATGCTTGAG gAGATGCTTAGTTCTCCAAGAACAGCGTGTAGGGTGCGTGCTTTTGATTTAATTCTAAACCTTGCAGTCCATGCTCACTTGTTAGAGCCACTGATAATTGATGATAATTCTGCAATTGAGGAAGAGTATTCTCAAGAATTACTTTTAAATAGTGAAGATCAGCTTACCACGCAAGGGAGAAGGAAACTAGCTTCTTCCAAGAAGTTGGGAAGCACCTCATCTATTGATAAATTTGAGTCTtggattttaaacattttatatgataTACTTCTTCTTCTTGTTCAG ATTGACGAGATGGAAGAAGCTGTCTGGGCTTCTGCCCTAAGCTGTTTACTATATTTTGTGTGCGATAGAGGCAACATTTGGAGAAATCGATTAAAAGGACTTGACATCAGG GTTGTCAAGTCAATTTTGGTGATTAGCCGGATAAATTCCTGGGCTGAAGTTGTGCATTGCAAGCTTGTTTGTATCCTAACAAACATGTTATATCAAGTACCTGATGAATCTACTAAGGCCGTCATGAGTACAGCTAATTTTCTTGTTGACCAGCTTGACCTGATTGGAGGAATTGATTTTATCTTCATTGAG TATTCATTGTCAACCTCAAGGGACGAAAGAAAGCATCTTTATGTGGTGCTTTTCGACTATGTTTTGCATCAAATAAATGAAACATGCATATCAACCGGAGCTTCTGAATATAATGATGATGAGATTCAGCCAATTGCTGCACTGCTTACTTTGGCTGATGCACCGGAAGCCTTTTATATCTCTGTTAAGCTAGGGGTGGAAGGCATTGGGGAGCTTTTGAGAAGATCACTGTCAACTACATTGGATAGATACCCTAACAGCGAGCGGTTACATACG CTTTTGGAAAATATTACGGAGAAATTAGATAGAATAATTAGTTCATTTACTCATTTGGACACAGAGTTCTTTCAGCTGAAACAGATAACAAAATCCAACAAGTTGAAGGGCAATGTTGAGGGTTCATCTACACGAAATAGTGTTGCAATGAAAGCAAAGCTGGCTTGGTCTATTTTACATTCTCTTCTTCATTCGGATAGAATCCTTTACCGCCAAAATGGATTTATCTGGTTAGGAGATCTGCTTATTGCTGAAATAAGTGACTCGAGGAATGGGAGTATTTGGTCTAATGTCAGGAGCTTGCAGAATAAAATTGCTTATGCTGGTGTTCATGATTCCTCTGATCCTTCTGATATTCCGTTGTCTATCTGGCTGATGTGTGGTCTTCTGAAGTCGAAGAACAATTCTATTAGGTGGGGCTTCCTAGTTGTTCTAGAGAGGCTTCTCATGCGATGCAAGTTTTTGTTAGATGAGAGTGAAATGCAACAGCCAAGCAACAGTGATGTTAGCCCTGGCAATAGGGATACTCGACTGGAGAAAGCAATTACAGTGATAGACATCATGAGCAGTGCTTTGTCCTTGGTGGCTCAAATAAACGAAACAGACcgtataaatattttaaag ATGTGTGATATTCTATTCTCTCAATTGTGCTTGAAAGTTCCCAATTCAAATTTGATGCCATTTGGAGAAGGAATACAGCGGCCTAAAGTTTTCACTCGCACAGAAGAAATTAGAAAAACTagtaatataaattttgtatcTCAACAAGAAAGCTGTCCCTGGGATCAGATAATGGAGGAAACTGATAGCAAATCAGGCTACAGTGTTAGTAGTCATTTTGTATGCGAGACAGCTTCTATGGCTGCGCTGCTACTCCGAGGACAAGCCATTGCGCCAATGCAATTAGTTGCACGTGTTCCAGCTGCTCTTTTCTATTGGCCTTTGATTCAACTTGCGGGTGCAGCAACTGACAACATTGCACTAGGTGTTGCTGTTGGAAGCAAAGGAAGAGGGAACCTTCCTGGTGCTACTTCTGATATTCGGGCTACCCTTCTTTTGCTTCTAGTTGGTAAATGTACTGCCGATCCTACAGCTTTTCAGGAAGTTGGTGGAGAAGAATTTTTCAG GGAACTTTTGGATGATACTGATTCTAGGGTGGCATATTACTCTTCGGCTTTTCTATTGAAG AGAATGATGACTGAAAAACCAGAAAAGTACCAACACATGCTGCAAAAGCTTATCTATAAAGCTCAACAG AGTAACAATGAAAAATTGCTTGAGAATCCATATCTTCAGATGCGCGGGATATTCCAACTATCAAATGAACTTTGA
- the LOC107938198 gene encoding uncharacterized protein isoform X1 — MTTIFSPGRGPGSSRLQLGTASGVSRLRSSSLKKPEPLRRSVADCLSSSSSSSFSPAAGAGGLSSYHHGSQLVLNEASRTLRDYLAAPSTTDQSYIVILEHTIAERERSPAVVGRCVALLKRYLLRYKPSEETLLQIDRFCVSLIAECDISPNQRLSPWSRSLNQQSGSSAISTSSASASPLLPVSSFASVALVKSLNYVRSLVAQHIPKRSFQPAGFAGATLASRQSFPSLTSLLSRSFNSQRYPVNVGESSEKKDATALSVSNLSNIEDADRIENPEYIAHDVLKWRWLRDHQSPFTECDHSAYVQDMSAHNFLEVGAAALLVGDMEAKMNGQPWKYFGTADMPYLDQLLQPSPVTTIANSASARSHLRAITALKRSKGGPHQIWDDSPASTFRPRARPLFQYRHYSEQQPLRLNPAEVCEVIAAVCSETSLTNANTMTVSSRLSNNSAKPSMDVAVSVLIKLVIDMYVLDSGTAAPLTLSMLEEMLSSPRTACRVRAFDLILNLAVHAHLLEPLIIDDNSAIEEEYSQELLLNSEDQLTTQGRRKLASSKKLGSTSSIDKFESWILNILYDILLLLVQIDEMEEAVWASALSCLLYFVCDRGNIWRNRLKGLDIRVVKSILVISRINSWAEVVHCKLVCILTNMLYQVPDESTKAVMSTANFLVDQLDLIGGIDFIFIEYSLSTSRDERKHLYVVLFDYVLHQINETCISTGASEYNDDEIQPIAALLTLADAPEAFYISVKLGVEGIGELLRRSLSTTLDRYPNSERLHTLLENITEKLDRIISSFTHLDTEFFQLKQITKSNKLKGNVEGSSTRNSVAMKAKLAWSILHSLLHSDRILYRQNGFIWLGDLLIAEISDSRNGSIWSNVRSLQNKIAYAGVHDSSDPSDIPLSIWLMCGLLKSKNNSIRWGFLVVLERLLMRCKFLLDESEMQQPSNSDVSPGNRDTRLEKAITVIDIMSSALSLVAQINETDRINILKMCDILFSQLCLKVPNSNLMPFGEGIQRPKVFTRTEEIRKTSNINFVSQQESCPWDQIMEETDSKSGYSVSSHFVCETASMAALLLRGQAIAPMQLVARVPAALFYWPLIQLAGAATDNIALGVAVGSKGRGNLPGATSDIRATLLLLLVGKCTADPTAFQEVGGEEFFRELLDDTDSRVAYYSSAFLLKRMMTEKPEKYQHMLQKLIYKAQQSNNEKLLENPYLQMRGIFQLSNEL; from the exons ATGACAACGATTTTCAGTCCCGGTCGGGGCCCCGGAAGTTCGAGGCTTCAGTTAGGAACAGCTAGTGGAGTGTCCAGGCTTAGATCTTCGTCGCTTAAGAAGCCGGAGCCGTTGCGCAGGTCGGTGGCGGATTGTCTTTCTTCTTCGTCGTCTTCTTCTTTTTCGCCGGCGGCGGGGGCTGGAGGTCTTAGTTCGTATCACCATGGAAGTCAGTTGGTTTTAAATGAAGCTTCGAGGACACTTCGG GACTATCTGGCAGCACCCTCAACAACTGACCAGTCTTACATTGTTATTTTAGAGCATACAATTGCAGAGAGAGAACGCAG CCCAGCTGTAGTGGGAAGGTGTGTGGCACTCCTGAAGCGATATCTCTTAAG GTATAAGCCCAGTGAGGAGACGTTGCTGCAGATAGATCGGTTTTGTGTCAGCTTAATTGCTGAATGTGACATAAGTCCAAATCAAAGGTTGTCACCTTGGTCTCGGTCTTTAAATCAACAATCAGGTTCATCAGCAATATCAACATCATCTGCAAGTGCTTCTCCTTTGTTGCCTGTATCTAGTTTTGCTTCTGTAGCCCTTGTAAAGTCATTGAATTATGTGAGATCCTTAGTGGCTCAACATATTCCAAAGCGTTCATTCCAGCCGGCAGGTTTTGCTGGGGCAACCTTGGCATCGAGGCAGTCATTTCCTTCGTTGACATCTTTGTTGAGTAGATCTTTCAATTCCCAGCGATACCCTGTGAATGTTGGAGAGTCTTCAGAGAAGAAAGATGCTACAGCTTTATCTGTTTCAAACTTGTCAAACATTGAGGACGCTGATCGAATAGAGAATCCAGAATATATTGCACATGATGTTTTGAAATGGCGCTGGCTTAGGGATCATCAGTCACCCTTTACTGAATG TGACCACTCTGCGTATGTGCAAGACATGAGTGCACATAATTTCTTAGAGGTAGGAGCAGCTGCTTTACTTGTTGGAGACATGGAAGCAAAAATGAATGGCCAACCCTGGAAATATTTTGGCACTGCTGATATGCCTTATCTTGATCAACTTTTACAGCCTTCACCAGTCACAACAATTGCCAATTCTGCTTCTGCTCGCTCCCATTTGAGAGCAATTACAGCATTGAAACGCAGTAAAGGAGGACCTCATCAAATTTG GGATGATTCTCCTGCAAGCACATTCCGCCCACGTGCCCGACCACTTTTCCAATATCGCCATTACAG TGAACAACAACCTTTGCGTTTGAACCCTGCTGAGGTATGCGAGGTCATTGCAGCCGTCTGCTCTGAGACATCTTTAACAAATGCTAATACCATGACGGTATCTTCTAGATTAAGTAATAACAGTGCAAAGCCATCAATGGATGTGGCTGTGAGCGTCCTTATTAAGCTGGTTATTGACAT GTATGTCTTGGATTCTGGAACTGCTGCTCCTCTCACTCTATCTATGCTTGAG gAGATGCTTAGTTCTCCAAGAACAGCGTGTAGGGTGCGTGCTTTTGATTTAATTCTAAACCTTGCAGTCCATGCTCACTTGTTAGAGCCACTGATAATTGATGATAATTCTGCAATTGAGGAAGAGTATTCTCAAGAATTACTTTTAAATAGTGAAGATCAGCTTACCACGCAAGGGAGAAGGAAACTAGCTTCTTCCAAGAAGTTGGGAAGCACCTCATCTATTGATAAATTTGAGTCTtggattttaaacattttatatgataTACTTCTTCTTCTTGTTCAG ATTGACGAGATGGAAGAAGCTGTCTGGGCTTCTGCCCTAAGCTGTTTACTATATTTTGTGTGCGATAGAGGCAACATTTGGAGAAATCGATTAAAAGGACTTGACATCAGG GTTGTCAAGTCAATTTTGGTGATTAGCCGGATAAATTCCTGGGCTGAAGTTGTGCATTGCAAGCTTGTTTGTATCCTAACAAACATGTTATATCAAGTACCTGATGAATCTACTAAGGCCGTCATGAGTACAGCTAATTTTCTTGTTGACCAGCTTGACCTGATTGGAGGAATTGATTTTATCTTCATTGAG TATTCATTGTCAACCTCAAGGGACGAAAGAAAGCATCTTTATGTGGTGCTTTTCGACTATGTTTTGCATCAAATAAATGAAACATGCATATCAACCGGAGCTTCTGAATATAATGATGATGAGATTCAGCCAATTGCTGCACTGCTTACTTTGGCTGATGCACCGGAAGCCTTTTATATCTCTGTTAAGCTAGGGGTGGAAGGCATTGGGGAGCTTTTGAGAAGATCACTGTCAACTACATTGGATAGATACCCTAACAGCGAGCGGTTACATACG CTTTTGGAAAATATTACGGAGAAATTAGATAGAATAATTAGTTCATTTACTCATTTGGACACAGAGTTCTTTCAGCTGAAACAGATAACAAAATCCAACAAGTTGAAGGGCAATGTTGAGGGTTCATCTACACGAAATAGTGTTGCAATGAAAGCAAAGCTGGCTTGGTCTATTTTACATTCTCTTCTTCATTCGGATAGAATCCTTTACCGCCAAAATGGATTTATCTGGTTAGGAGATCTGCTTATTGCTGAAATAAGTGACTCGAGGAATGGGAGTATTTGGTCTAATGTCAGGAGCTTGCAGAATAAAATTGCTTATGCTGGTGTTCATGATTCCTCTGATCCTTCTGATATTCCGTTGTCTATCTGGCTGATGTGTGGTCTTCTGAAGTCGAAGAACAATTCTATTAGGTGGGGCTTCCTAGTTGTTCTAGAGAGGCTTCTCATGCGATGCAAGTTTTTGTTAGATGAGAGTGAAATGCAACAGCCAAGCAACAGTGATGTTAGCCCTGGCAATAGGGATACTCGACTGGAGAAAGCAATTACAGTGATAGACATCATGAGCAGTGCTTTGTCCTTGGTGGCTCAAATAAACGAAACAGACcgtataaatattttaaag ATGTGTGATATTCTATTCTCTCAATTGTGCTTGAAAGTTCCCAATTCAAATTTGATGCCATTTGGAGAAGGAATACAGCGGCCTAAAGTTTTCACTCGCACAGAAGAAATTAGAAAAACTagtaatataaattttgtatcTCAACAAGAAAGCTGTCCCTGGGATCAGATAATGGAGGAAACTGATAGCAAATCAGGCTACAGTGTTAGTAGTCATTTTGTATGCGAGACAGCTTCTATGGCTGCGCTGCTACTCCGAGGACAAGCCATTGCGCCAATGCAATTAGTTGCACGTGTTCCAGCTGCTCTTTTCTATTGGCCTTTGATTCAACTTGCGGGTGCAGCAACTGACAACATTGCACTAGGTGTTGCTGTTGGAAGCAAAGGAAGAGGGAACCTTCCTGGTGCTACTTCTGATATTCGGGCTACCCTTCTTTTGCTTCTAGTTGGTAAATGTACTGCCGATCCTACAGCTTTTCAGGAAGTTGGTGGAGAAGAATTTTTCAG GGAACTTTTGGATGATACTGATTCTAGGGTGGCATATTACTCTTCGGCTTTTCTATTGAAG AGAATGATGACTGAAAAACCAGAAAAGTACCAACACATGCTGCAAAAGCTTATCTATAAAGCTCAACAG AGTAACAATGAAAAATTGCTTGAGAATCCATATCTTCAGATGCGCGGGATATTCCAACTATCAAATGAACTTTGA
- the LOC107938198 gene encoding uncharacterized protein isoform X4, whose protein sequence is MTTIFSPGRGPGSSRLQLGTASGVSRLRSSSLKKPEPLRRSVADCLSSSSSSSFSPAAGAGGLSSYHHGSQLVLNEASRTLRDYLAAPSTTDQSYIVILEHTIAERERSPAVVGRCVALLKRYLLRYKPSEETLLQIDRFCVSLIAECDISPNQRLSPWSRSLNQQSGSSAISTSSASASPLLPVSSFASVALVKSLNYVRSLVAQHIPKRSFQPAGFAGATLASRQSFPSLTSLLSRSFNSQRYPVNVGESSEKKDATALSVSNLSNIEDADRIENPEYIAHDVLKWRWLRDHQSPFTECDHSAYVQDMSAHNFLEVGAAALLVGDMEAKMNGQPWKYFGTADMPYLDQLLQPSPVTTIANSASARSHLRAITALKRSKGGPHQIWDDSPASTFRPRARPLFQYRHYSEQQPLRLNPAEVCEVIAAVCSETSLTNANTMTVSSRLSNNSAKPSMDVAVSVLIKLVIDMYVLDSGTAAPLTLSMLEEMLSSPRTACRIDEMEEAVWASALSCLLYFVCDRGNIWRNRLKGLDIRVVKSILVISRINSWAEVVHCKLVCILTNMLYQVPDESTKAVMSTANFLVDQLDLIGGIDFIFIEYSLSTSRDERKHLYVVLFDYVLHQINETCISTGASEYNDDEIQPIAALLTLADAPEAFYISVKLGVEGIGELLRRSLSTTLDRYPNSERLHTLLENITEKLDRIISSFTHLDTEFFQLKQITKSNKLKGNVEGSSTRNSVAMKAKLAWSILHSLLHSDRILYRQNGFIWLGDLLIAEISDSRNGSIWSNVRSLQNKIAYAGVHDSSDPSDIPLSIWLMCGLLKSKNNSIRWGFLVVLERLLMRCKFLLDESEMQQPSNSDVSPGNRDTRLEKAITVIDIMSSALSLVAQINETDRINILKMCDILFSQLCLKVPNSNLMPFGEGIQRPKVFTRTEEIRKTSNINFVSQQESCPWDQIMEETDSKSGYSVSSHFVCETASMAALLLRGQAIAPMQLVARVPAALFYWPLIQLAGAATDNIALGVAVGSKGRGNLPGATSDIRATLLLLLVGKCTADPTAFQEVGGEEFFRELLDDTDSRVAYYSSAFLLKRMMTEKPEKYQHMLQKLIYKAQQSNNEKLLENPYLQMRGIFQLSNEL, encoded by the exons ATGACAACGATTTTCAGTCCCGGTCGGGGCCCCGGAAGTTCGAGGCTTCAGTTAGGAACAGCTAGTGGAGTGTCCAGGCTTAGATCTTCGTCGCTTAAGAAGCCGGAGCCGTTGCGCAGGTCGGTGGCGGATTGTCTTTCTTCTTCGTCGTCTTCTTCTTTTTCGCCGGCGGCGGGGGCTGGAGGTCTTAGTTCGTATCACCATGGAAGTCAGTTGGTTTTAAATGAAGCTTCGAGGACACTTCGG GACTATCTGGCAGCACCCTCAACAACTGACCAGTCTTACATTGTTATTTTAGAGCATACAATTGCAGAGAGAGAACGCAG CCCAGCTGTAGTGGGAAGGTGTGTGGCACTCCTGAAGCGATATCTCTTAAG GTATAAGCCCAGTGAGGAGACGTTGCTGCAGATAGATCGGTTTTGTGTCAGCTTAATTGCTGAATGTGACATAAGTCCAAATCAAAGGTTGTCACCTTGGTCTCGGTCTTTAAATCAACAATCAGGTTCATCAGCAATATCAACATCATCTGCAAGTGCTTCTCCTTTGTTGCCTGTATCTAGTTTTGCTTCTGTAGCCCTTGTAAAGTCATTGAATTATGTGAGATCCTTAGTGGCTCAACATATTCCAAAGCGTTCATTCCAGCCGGCAGGTTTTGCTGGGGCAACCTTGGCATCGAGGCAGTCATTTCCTTCGTTGACATCTTTGTTGAGTAGATCTTTCAATTCCCAGCGATACCCTGTGAATGTTGGAGAGTCTTCAGAGAAGAAAGATGCTACAGCTTTATCTGTTTCAAACTTGTCAAACATTGAGGACGCTGATCGAATAGAGAATCCAGAATATATTGCACATGATGTTTTGAAATGGCGCTGGCTTAGGGATCATCAGTCACCCTTTACTGAATG TGACCACTCTGCGTATGTGCAAGACATGAGTGCACATAATTTCTTAGAGGTAGGAGCAGCTGCTTTACTTGTTGGAGACATGGAAGCAAAAATGAATGGCCAACCCTGGAAATATTTTGGCACTGCTGATATGCCTTATCTTGATCAACTTTTACAGCCTTCACCAGTCACAACAATTGCCAATTCTGCTTCTGCTCGCTCCCATTTGAGAGCAATTACAGCATTGAAACGCAGTAAAGGAGGACCTCATCAAATTTG GGATGATTCTCCTGCAAGCACATTCCGCCCACGTGCCCGACCACTTTTCCAATATCGCCATTACAG TGAACAACAACCTTTGCGTTTGAACCCTGCTGAGGTATGCGAGGTCATTGCAGCCGTCTGCTCTGAGACATCTTTAACAAATGCTAATACCATGACGGTATCTTCTAGATTAAGTAATAACAGTGCAAAGCCATCAATGGATGTGGCTGTGAGCGTCCTTATTAAGCTGGTTATTGACAT GTATGTCTTGGATTCTGGAACTGCTGCTCCTCTCACTCTATCTATGCTTGAG gAGATGCTTAGTTCTCCAAGAACAGCGTGTAGG ATTGACGAGATGGAAGAAGCTGTCTGGGCTTCTGCCCTAAGCTGTTTACTATATTTTGTGTGCGATAGAGGCAACATTTGGAGAAATCGATTAAAAGGACTTGACATCAGG GTTGTCAAGTCAATTTTGGTGATTAGCCGGATAAATTCCTGGGCTGAAGTTGTGCATTGCAAGCTTGTTTGTATCCTAACAAACATGTTATATCAAGTACCTGATGAATCTACTAAGGCCGTCATGAGTACAGCTAATTTTCTTGTTGACCAGCTTGACCTGATTGGAGGAATTGATTTTATCTTCATTGAG TATTCATTGTCAACCTCAAGGGACGAAAGAAAGCATCTTTATGTGGTGCTTTTCGACTATGTTTTGCATCAAATAAATGAAACATGCATATCAACCGGAGCTTCTGAATATAATGATGATGAGATTCAGCCAATTGCTGCACTGCTTACTTTGGCTGATGCACCGGAAGCCTTTTATATCTCTGTTAAGCTAGGGGTGGAAGGCATTGGGGAGCTTTTGAGAAGATCACTGTCAACTACATTGGATAGATACCCTAACAGCGAGCGGTTACATACG CTTTTGGAAAATATTACGGAGAAATTAGATAGAATAATTAGTTCATTTACTCATTTGGACACAGAGTTCTTTCAGCTGAAACAGATAACAAAATCCAACAAGTTGAAGGGCAATGTTGAGGGTTCATCTACACGAAATAGTGTTGCAATGAAAGCAAAGCTGGCTTGGTCTATTTTACATTCTCTTCTTCATTCGGATAGAATCCTTTACCGCCAAAATGGATTTATCTGGTTAGGAGATCTGCTTATTGCTGAAATAAGTGACTCGAGGAATGGGAGTATTTGGTCTAATGTCAGGAGCTTGCAGAATAAAATTGCTTATGCTGGTGTTCATGATTCCTCTGATCCTTCTGATATTCCGTTGTCTATCTGGCTGATGTGTGGTCTTCTGAAGTCGAAGAACAATTCTATTAGGTGGGGCTTCCTAGTTGTTCTAGAGAGGCTTCTCATGCGATGCAAGTTTTTGTTAGATGAGAGTGAAATGCAACAGCCAAGCAACAGTGATGTTAGCCCTGGCAATAGGGATACTCGACTGGAGAAAGCAATTACAGTGATAGACATCATGAGCAGTGCTTTGTCCTTGGTGGCTCAAATAAACGAAACAGACcgtataaatattttaaag ATGTGTGATATTCTATTCTCTCAATTGTGCTTGAAAGTTCCCAATTCAAATTTGATGCCATTTGGAGAAGGAATACAGCGGCCTAAAGTTTTCACTCGCACAGAAGAAATTAGAAAAACTagtaatataaattttgtatcTCAACAAGAAAGCTGTCCCTGGGATCAGATAATGGAGGAAACTGATAGCAAATCAGGCTACAGTGTTAGTAGTCATTTTGTATGCGAGACAGCTTCTATGGCTGCGCTGCTACTCCGAGGACAAGCCATTGCGCCAATGCAATTAGTTGCACGTGTTCCAGCTGCTCTTTTCTATTGGCCTTTGATTCAACTTGCGGGTGCAGCAACTGACAACATTGCACTAGGTGTTGCTGTTGGAAGCAAAGGAAGAGGGAACCTTCCTGGTGCTACTTCTGATATTCGGGCTACCCTTCTTTTGCTTCTAGTTGGTAAATGTACTGCCGATCCTACAGCTTTTCAGGAAGTTGGTGGAGAAGAATTTTTCAG GGAACTTTTGGATGATACTGATTCTAGGGTGGCATATTACTCTTCGGCTTTTCTATTGAAG AGAATGATGACTGAAAAACCAGAAAAGTACCAACACATGCTGCAAAAGCTTATCTATAAAGCTCAACAG AGTAACAATGAAAAATTGCTTGAGAATCCATATCTTCAGATGCGCGGGATATTCCAACTATCAAATGAACTTTGA